The Salvelinus sp. IW2-2015 unplaced genomic scaffold, ASM291031v2 Un_scaffold6420, whole genome shotgun sequence genome has a segment encoding these proteins:
- the LOC112078876 gene encoding H-2 class II histocompatibility antigen, E-S beta chain has product MRCRFSSEDPRDIEFLLQVYGNKKLLGQYNSTTEKCTVYTQWMKNFTETACKGPAFLAARREEMKKYCSSNVPVVYGYLLDKAVEPYIRLRSVEPFSTRHLAMLVCSAYDFYPKPIRVTWLRDGQEVTSNVTSTEELVNGDWTYQIHSHLEYTPTPGERITCMVEHFSLTEPKLYDWDPSMPGPERNKMVIGACGLLLGVVFIAAGLIYYRKKSTEGRVLVPTMALLESYGTI; this is encoded by the exons ATGAGGTGTCGGTTCAGCTCTGAGGATCCCCGTGATATTGAGTTTCTGCTGCAGGTCTACGGCAACAAGAAGTTACTGGGACAATACAACAGCACAACAGAGAAATGTACAGTCTACACACAATGGATGAAGAACTTCACTGAAACGGCCTGCAAAGGCCCTGCTTTTCTGGCCGCGAGGAGAGAAGAAATGAAGAAATACTGCAGCAGCAACGTTCCTGTGGTGTATGGGTACTTACTAGATAAGGCAG ttgaGCCCTACATCAGGCTGAGGTCAGTAGAGCCGTTCAGTACCAGACACCTGGCCATGCTCGTGTGCAGCGCCTACGACTTCTACCCCAAACCCATCAGAGTGACGTGGCTGAGGGACGGACAGGAAGTGACCTCAAATGTGACTTCCACAGAGGAGCTGGTCAATGGGGATTGGACCTACCAGATCCACTCGCACCTGGAGTACACACCCACACCTGGAGAGAGAATCACCTGTATGGTGGAGCACTTCAGCCTCACTGAGCCCAAACTGTATgactggg ACCCCTCCATGCCTGGTCCTGAGAGGAATAAGATGGTGATCGGGGCCTGTGGGCTGCTGCTGGGGGTGGTCTTTATAGCAGCTGGACTGATCTACTACAGGAAGAAATCTACTG AAGGACGAGTGTTGGTGCCGACCATGGCGCTGCTAGAAAGTTATGGCACCATCTAG